From the genome of Sporomusa sphaeroides DSM 2875:
TTTCTGCCTTTGGCACGTCTTCTTTTCAATACAGTTTGGCCACCGGCTGTCGACATACGCTCACGGAAACCATGAGTTCTTTTCTTCCAAAGCGTATTAGGTTGATAAGTACGTTTCACTCTAAACACCTCCTTATATAAAAGGGAGAAACCCACTAAAATCTACAAAATTTCACTAGTATAGATTATAGACCAGCGTAAGGCTCTATGTCAAGAATATTGATGCCGACAA
Proteins encoded in this window:
- the rpmH gene encoding 50S ribosomal protein L34: MKRTYQPNTLWKKRTHGFRERMSTAGGQTVLKRRRAKGRKKLSA